One part of the Ziziphus jujuba cultivar Dongzao chromosome 2, ASM3175591v1 genome encodes these proteins:
- the LOC107417477 gene encoding putative disease resistance RPP13-like protein 1, whose product MAAELVGGAFLSASLQVLFDKMSSGDVLDFIRRKKLDDSFLKKLKIKLLSANSVLNDAEEKQIKNRAVREWLAELKEAICYAEDLMDEIDSEALRCQIDGESGSSSHQVLNLISTSFTAFNKHAVDLKMEEILDRLEFILQQKDFLGLKVGVLNTPTRRTPATSLVEESGVYGRDDDKKAVLDLLLSDEVDSNKVSVIPIVGMGGIGKTTLAQLIYNDDEVQERFDIKAWACVSDDFDVFRITKIILESITCQTCDITDLNRLQERLKQVLMGNKFLFVLDDVWNENYIEWDTLKSPFEFGEPGSKIIVTTRSEKIANMMQSVLNYRLQVMSEDDSWLLFAKHAFGNVETGAHPELEGIGRDIVRKCKGVPLAVKALGGLLRSEQNPQEWERLLKNDIWESSGKELNILPELWLSYYHLPTHLKRCFAYCSIFPKDYNFLEHEIILLWMGENLLEPHKSKTAEEVGKEYFKDLLSRSLFHYTQRSYVTMHDLVNDLAKFVSGESCLRLNDNFLEVQSKSARHLSCLRYNLCDIGNLENICNTKVLRTLLLDKWNKVNGRHLITPEQLRSMQYLRVLSPPKELFVEEGPFVTKFLNSIGSLKLLRFLDFSFSEIEKVPNAICTLYNLQILRLRLCEKLTGLPNSIGNLRCLRYLDLSYTNVEVLPDTICNLHNLHSLELLGCCKLIRLPTNMARLSNLRRLNIGLTNLREMPPRMSSLKCLQKLTDFVVGKNCGSNIKELGELKDLRGYIDITGLENVTNVDDAFLANLKGKKGITKMLLEWTGDIDDSQKAREVLDRLEPQRNLEKLSIKRYGGTSFPDWVGYHSFSRMKVVELSYCKNCYQLPPLGQLPSLKELDIAGFPMVERIGEEFYFNGSSSVIKPFKSLEILKFSDMRQWKEWLLIRGREANPIFSHLKELKFSGSSKLNEACLPDYLPSLTSLEISANSQLVASLPRCHYPSLGILKIEDCPEVKTFPRGRLPSNIHTLVIKRFENLVTLLEEGWPSNLQSLQISSCLKLFSQPMHWNLQMLTSLTSLLISGVDEKLASFPEEGQLPTTLTSLELVLFPNLKSLNGKAFQHLSCLQHLKISLCPELDCLPEGLPASLSLLDISNCPLLSQSCRGKDWPKIAHIPRVYIDHPYSDFSGMDMSLSCKNFEVVRSVFKPVQDIRQLGLLVKLESNT is encoded by the exons CGGGCTGTGAGGGAGTGGCTTGCTGAGCTCAAGGAAGCAATCTGTTATGCTGAGGATTTAATGGATGAGATCGATAGTGAAGCTTTGCGATGCCAGATTGATGGCGAATCTGGAAGCAGCTCACATCAGGTACTGAACTTGATCTCAACTTCATTTACTGCATTTAACAAACATGCCGTAGATTTGAAGATGGAGGAAATCCTTGATAGATTGGAATTCATTTTGCAACAAAAGGATTTCCTCGGCCTCAAAGTAGGTGTTCTAAACACACCTACTCGAAGAACACCTGCAACTTCTTTAGTAGAAGAATCTGGTGTATATGGCAGGGATGATGACAAAAAAGCCGTCCTTGATTTGTTGCTATCAGACGAAGTTGATAGCAATAAGGTTTCTGTTATTCCCATAGTTGGTATGGGTGGGATTGGCAAGACCACCCTTGCTCAGCTCATTTACAATGATGATGAGGTGCAGGAACGTTTTGACATCAAAGCATGGGCTTGTGTCTCAGATGATTTTGATGTTTTCAGaatcacaaaaataattttggagtCCATCACTTGTCAAACATGTGATATTACAGACTTGAATCGGCTTCAAGAAAGATTAAAGCAAGTGTTGATGGGAaataaatttctctttgttttagaTGACGTTTGGAATGAGAATTATATTGAGTGGGACACGTTGAAAAGTCCTTTTGAATTTGGAGAGCCAGGAAGCAAAATCATCGTGACAACGCGCAgtgaaaaaattgcaaatatgATGCAAAGTGTTCTGAATTATAGGCTGCAAGTAATGTCAGAAGATGATTCTTGGCTTTTATTTGCAAAACATGCCTTTGGTAATGTGGAGACAGGTGCACATCCTGAATTGGAAGGGATTGGTAGAGATATTGTTAGAAAGTGTAAAGGTGTGCCATTAGCAGTAAAAGCGCTTGGTGGTTTGTTGCGTTCTGAACAAAATCCACAAGAGTGGGAAAGACTTCTAAAGAATGATATATGGGAGTCATCTGGAAAGGAACTTAACATTCTGCCAGAACTTTGGTTGAGCTACTACCATCTACCTACTCATCTTAAAAGATGTTTTGCCTACTGCTCTATATTTCCAAAGGATTATAATTTTCTAGAACATGAGATAATTTTATTATGGATGGGAGAAAATCTTTTGGAGCCCCACAAAAGTAAGACTGCAGAAGAAGTTGGAAAGGAGTACTTCAAAGATCTGCTATCAAGGTCGTTGTTTCATTACACTCAGCGTTCCTATGTTACAATGCATGACCTTGTCAATGATTTGGCTAAGTTTGTATCTGGAGAATCTTGTCTAAGGTTGAATGACAATTTCTTAGAAGTCCAAAGCAAAAGTGCTCGCCATTTGTCATGTCTTAGATATAACCTCTGTGATATTGGGAATTTAGAGAATATATGCAATACTAAGGTATTGCGTACTCTGCTGCTTGACAAGTGGAATAAAGTGAATGGAAGACACTTGATAACTCCTGAGCAATTGCGATCAATGCAATACTTAAGAGTGCTTTCTCCGCCTAAGGAACTTTTTGTTGAGGAAGGTCCTTTTGTCACGAAGTTTCTTAATTCAATTGGCAGTTTGAAGCTTTTAAGGTTTTTGGATTTCTCCTTCTCTGAAATTGAAAAAGTACCTAATGCAATTTGTACTCTGTACAACTTGCAGATACTTCGTTTAAGATTATGCGAAAAGCTTACTGGGTTGCCAAATTCAATTGGTAATTTGAGGTGTTTAAGGTACTTGGACTTGTCCTATACTAATGTTGAAGTGCTACCTGACACAATATGTAATTTGCACAATCTGCATTCATTGGAATTATTAGGTTGCTGTAAACTTATTCGTTTACCAACCAATATGGCAAGACTAAGCAATTTGCGCCGCCTCAATATTGGACTTACAAATTTAAGGGAGATGCCACCTCGAATGTCCAGCTTGAAATGTCTGCAGAAATTAACTGATTTTGTGGTAGGCAAAAATTGTGGATCTAATATCAAAGAGTTAGGTGAGCTTAAAGATCTACGAGGCTATATTGATATTACAGGCCTCGAGAATGTAACAAATGTTGATGATgcttttttggccaatttgaagggaaaaaagGGTATTACTAAAATGCTGTTGGAGTGGACAGGGGATATTGATGATTCACAGAAAGCAAGAGAGGTGCTTGACAGACTTGAACCTCAGAGAAATCTCGAGAAGCTTTCAATTAAAAGGTATGGAGGTACAAGTTTCCCAGATTGGGTAGGATATCATTCATTTTCTCGAATGAAAGTTGTGGAACTATCTTATTGTAAAAATTGCTATCAGTTACCGCCGCTTGGGCAGCTACCCTCTCTTAAGGAGCTTGATATTGCTGGATTTCCTATGGTTGAGAGAATAGgtgaagaattttattttaatggttCTTCTTCTGTGATTAAGCCATTCAAGTcgttagaaattttaaaattttcagatATGCGTCAGTGGAAGGAGTGGTTATTGATTCGAGGtagagaagcaaatccaatttTCTCACACCTTAAAGAGCTTAAGTTTAGTGGTTCCTCCAAGCTAAATGAAGCATGTTTACCTGATTATCTTCCATCACTGACAAGTCTTGAGATATCAGCGAATAGCCAGTTGGTGGCTTCACTCCCAAGGTGTCACTATCCATCACTGGGTATCTTGAAAATAGAAGATTGTCCAGAAGTAAAGACATTTCCAAGAGGTAGATTGCCCTCCAATATACACACATTGGTAATCAAGAGGTTTGAAAACCTGGTCACACTTTTGGAAGAAGGATGGCCTTCAAATTTACAGTCACTTCAAATTTCTAGCTGTCTGAAGCTATTTTCACAGCCCATGCATTGGAATCTGCAAATGCTTACCTCTCTTACATCTTTGCTAATCAGCGGCGTAGATGAAAAGCTCGCTTCATTTCCAGAAGAAGGACAGCTTCCTACCACTCTGACTTCTCTTGAGCTAGTTCtttttccaaatctgaaatcCTTAAATGGAAAAGCTTTCCAACACCTTTCTTGCCTTCAACATTTGAAAATTTCACTCTGCCCAGAACTTGATTGCTTGCCTGAAGGTCTCCCGGCTTCTCTGTCTCTTTTGGACATCAGTAACTGTCCTTTGCTAAGCCAAAGTTGCCGAGGGAAAGATTGGCCCAAGATTGCTCACATCCCTCGCGTATATATTGATCATCCATATTCAGATTTTTCAGGGATGGACATGTCCCTCTCATGTAAAAATTTTGAG GTGGTTCGGTCCGTATTCAAACCAGTTCAAGATATTAGGCAGCTCGGTCTATTAGTTAAATTGGAATCCAATACCTAA
- the LOC107417431 gene encoding aspartyl protease family protein At5g10770 translates to MIMASSFFISYPLFASLLSLSFGFERKVGTNAASRLQNYHAVPISSLFPSTICSPSTKVNNKRKSLKLVDKYGPCSPLYQDKTIKRPTKVEILQLDQARVKSIQSLLSNKSIETEAINVPVDLGRHHWNTSNYIVTVGLGTPKRDLTLEIDTAIDITWTQCMPCSNCYKQREPLFDPSESTSYSNISCSSRLCSQKLTGKRQSCYSPTSPCMYTRSYGDGSQTTGYLSRETITLRQYDNQVLEDFLFGCGVNNGGVFGLSAGLLGLSRGKLSFVEQSAQKYNRTFSYCLPTSSSSSGFLTFGKDVDKAASADVKYIPLTTVSEYFYGVKLDDIILDGIPLGISPVNLFSSPGTVIDSGTVITRLPETAYRDLRFEFRRYMEFQGYTLISPISIRDTCYDLNFITKVHLPIISFLFADGTMVELDPNGIFYVFRLYRQGCLAFAGFPDYTGHTILGNTIQRTMEVVYDIDGGRIGFRSYACE, encoded by the exons aTGATCATGGCCTCCTCCTTCTTCATCAGCTATCCCCTATTTGCTAGCTTGTTATCTCTGAGCTTTGGGTTTGAACGAAAAGTAGGCACCAATGCAGCCAGCCGCCTTCAAAACTATCACGCTGTTCCCATCTCCTCTCTATTTCCGTCGACCATCTGCAGCCCCTCTACTAAAG TGAATAACAAGAGAAAATCATTGAAATTAGTAGACAAGTATGGTCCGTGCTCTCCACTCTACCAAGACAAAACCATTAAGCGACCAACAAAGGTTGAAATCCTCCAGCTTGATCAAGCCCGTGTTAAGTCAATCCAATCTCTTCTTTCCAATAAATCCATAGAAACCGAAGCCATTAATGTTCCAGTGGATTTGGGCCGCCACCATTGGAACACTAGTAACTACATCGTAACGGTGGGACTAGGCACACCAAAAAGAGATTTAACTCTCGAAATTGACACCGCCATCGATATTACTTGGACCCAGTGTATGCCATGCAGCAATTGCTATAAACAACGAGAACCGCTATTTGACCCTTCCGAGTCAACCTCATATTCCAACATTTCCTGTAGCTCTCGGTTATGCTCGCAGAAATTAACTG GTAAAAGGCAAAGTTGTTATTCTCCGACATCCCCATGCATGTACACAAGAAGTTATGGTGACGGATCGCAAACAACTGGATACTTGAGCAGAGAAACAATCACATTAAGGCAATACGACAACCAGGTGTTGGAAGATTTCCTCTTTGGCTGCGGGGTAAACAATGGTGGTGTTTTTGGGCTTTCTGCCGGGTTGCTGGGCTTGAGTCGGGGCAAACTCTCTTTCGTCGAACAGTCCGCCCAGAAATACAACCGCACGTTCTCTTACTGCCTACCAACCAGCTCCAGCTCATCTGGATTCTTAACTTTTGGCAAAGATGTCGACAAAGCTGCTTCCGCCGATGTGAAATACATCCCACTAACCACAGTTTCCGAATACTTTTACGGCGTAAAATTGGACGATATTATTTTAGATGGCATTCCATTAGGGATTTCACCAGTTAATCTTTTTTCATCCCCTGGCACCGTTATTGATTCTGGAACTGTCATAACTCGTTTGCCGGAGACTGCATACCGCGATTTGCGATTTGAATTTCGTAGATACATGGAATTTCAAGGTTATACATTGATATCACCAATCAGTATACGGGATACTTGCTATGACTTGAACTTTATAACAAAGGTGCACTTGCCAATAATAAGCTTTCTGTTTGCTGATGGAACTATGGTGGAGTTGGATCCAAATGGCATATTTTATGTATTCAGACTTTATCGCCAGGGTTGTTTGGCGTTTGCTGGATTCCCTGACTATACTGGGCATACTATCTTGGGGAATACCATTCAGAGAACAATGGAAGTGGTATATGATATTGATGGAGGCAGAATTGGTTTTCGCTCTTATGCCTGTGAATAa